A genome region from Arachis duranensis cultivar V14167 chromosome 8, aradu.V14167.gnm2.J7QH, whole genome shotgun sequence includes the following:
- the LOC107462627 gene encoding choline transporter protein 1 — MRGPLGAVIGRYSSSDGTTPVGGIIRHNRKCSDIAVLVILIAFWISMIVNSSFGFNQGNPLRLTYGLDYKGNVCGDKHAGLHEVELLYWLNPNQVYQSGLKDSKLKLVDARSICLLDCPVPSEDSLNWVCDYPEGDIRLSMDDWIDSNYNYYEYLTPEMRNSSLQLQGPCYPVIFPSVNVYWTCQFIARASNVSLNHWQQMGGVSINEDIVIDKSIHKYINSRSAVLKRYMADIGKSWPVLIVCGGIIPLFLSVIWLLMIRYFVTAMPWVTVVFFNLLMVSVTMFYYLKVGWIGNNAISPIIGEHDPYIHVSGRELTHLRIGTIMMTFITIVAILTSIAIVRRILIGTSVLKVAAKVIGEVRALITFPVIPYCILAMFYMFWISAALHLFSSGQVVQNNCNSNCCAYDLLEKKVNCDRCCGYSIHYTPHIGIAILFHLFGCYWATQFFIACSSTVIAGSVASYYWARGENSQEIPLLSVISSMKRLMRYNLGSVALGSLTVSFVESIRLLLESMRRKLKVSSYEPDNWIGKAAYRTSQFFLRCIGWIIKSVNRNAYIIIAITGESFFRSSAIATELIMNNILRIGRVNVIGDVILFLGKLCVSLSSAVFAFLMLDTHKYRAAHNKITSPLLPVLVCWIIGYIVATLFFGVVEMSIDTIILSYCQDSEENGTAQYAPPLLMETLNNNQNETQRLTQGSQ, encoded by the exons ATGAGGGGTCCTTTGGGTGCAGTCATAGGAAGATACTCATCAAGTGATGGAACCACCCCAGTTGGTGGGATCATAAGGCACAACAGAAAATGCAGCGACATTGCTGTTCTTGTTATCTTAATAGCATTCTGGATTTCCATGATTGTAAACTCTAGCTTTGGTTTCAACCAAGGGAACCCTTTGAG GCTTACTTATGGGCTGGATTATAAAGGAAATGTGTGTGGGGACAAGCATGCAGGGCTTCACGAAGTTGAGCTATTGTACTGGCTAAATCCTAATCAGGTATATCAAAGTGGATTGAAGGATAGCAAGCTAAAACTGGTCGACGCTCGCAGCATATGCTTGTTGGACTGCCCTGTACCTTCTGAAGATTCACTTAATTGGGTGTGTGATTATCCCGAAGGAGACATTCGTCTTAGTATGGATGATTGGATTGATAGCAACTATAATTATTATGAGTACCTTACACCGGAAATGAGAAACTCCTCTCTTCAACTTCAGGGCCCTTGTTATCCTGTCATATTTCCTAGTGTAAATG TTTACTGGACTTGCCAATTCATTGCTCGTGCATCAAATGTGTCATTAAACCATTGGCAGCAGATGGGTGGAGTTAGCATCAATGAAGACATTGTTATTGATAAGTCTATTCACAAGTATATCAACTCTCGGTCAGCCGTCTTAAAG AGATACATGGCTGACATAGGAAAGTCATGGCCTGTGCTGATTGTTTGTGGGGGGATTATACCTCTGTTTCTATCCGTGATTTGGCTGCTGATGATTCGGTATTTTGTCACTGCAATGCCTTGGGTGACAGTGGTTTTCTTTAATCTCCTAATGGTATCAGTCACAATGTTCTACTACCTGAAAG TTGGATGGATAGGAAATAATGCTATTTCCCCCATCATTGGCGAGCACGATCCTTACATTCATGTATCTGGGAGG GAGCTGACTCATCTACGCATTGGCACTATAATGATGACATTTATAACAATTGTTGCAATTCTGACATCAATTGCTATTGTCCGACGCATCCTTATAGGAACTTCTGTTCTTAAG GTTGCTGCAAAAGTGATAGGAGAAGTTCGAGCACTCATCACTTTTCCGGTCATACCGTATTGTATTCTTGCAATGTTCTACATGTTCTGGATTTCTGCTGCTCTCCATTTGTTCAGCTCTGGTCAGGTTGTTCAAAACAACTGCAATTCTAATTGCTGTGCATATGATCTCCTTGAGAAAAAGGTGAACTGTGATCGTTGTTGCGGATATAGCATTCATTACACACCACATATAGGAATCGCCATCCTTTTTCATCTATTTGGGTGTTACTGGGCCACACAATTCTTCATAGCATGCTCATCAACAGTGATTGCTGGATCTGTTGCTTCTTATTATTGGGCACGTGGTGAAAATTCT CAAGAAATCCCTCTTCTGTCAGTCATTTCCTCCATGAAGAGGCTTATGCGTTACAATCTGGGTTCTGTGGCTCTTGGCTCTCTGACTGTATCATTTGTAGAGTCGATCCGACTTTTGCTTGAATCCATGCGTCGCAAACTAAAAGTCTCCAGTTATGAGCCCGATAACTGGATTGGCAAGGCTGCATACCGTACTTCTCAATTTTTTCTAAGGTGTATTGGATGGATCATCAAATCAGTGAATCGAAATGCATACATAATT ATTGCTATAACAGGTGAAAGTTTCTTCAGATCTTCTGCTATTGCAACAGAATTGATTATGAATAACATCCTGCGGATCGGACGTGTCAATGTGATTGGAGATGTTATTTTGTTCCTTGGAAAACTATGTGTTAGTCTCTCAAGTGCTGTTTTTGCATTCCTTATGTTGGATACACACAAGTATAGAGCTGCACATAACAAGATCACATCCCCACTCTTGCCTGTTCTG GTTTGCTGGATTATTGGGTACATTGTCGCAACGCTTTTCTTTGGAGTCGTTGAGATGTCAATTGATACCATCATTCTCTCTTACTGTCAGGATTCAGAAGAGAATGGAACAGCACAGTATGCTCCACCCCTTCTCATGGAAACTCTCAACAATAACCAAAATGAGACGCAAAGGCTTACACAAGGATCCCAATGA